A genomic window from Populus alba chromosome 19, ASM523922v2, whole genome shotgun sequence includes:
- the LOC140955098 gene encoding probable LRR receptor-like serine/threonine-protein kinase At4g29180 — protein sequence MDGGQILFSYIKVWVILLLLSATFDQNSKLAAKNTEQDKKRKLAAENSGFISIDCGAEEDYLDGKTGINYKTDKDFISAGKNKVVAPERYLTTLYYGNMVNSLRTFPEGKRNCYTLKPREGKNQNYYVRAFFYYGNYDSKNQTQIKFDLYIGVNYWATVADMDWFYDDIIHYSVTDTIYVCLVNTGSGVPFINGLDLRFMNNSPYRTMNGSLIRRVQADLGGHQPPGAIR from the exons ATGGATGGTGGGCAAATActgttttcttatataaaagtATGGGTTATCCTCCTTTTGCTCTCAGCTACGTTTGATCAGAACTCAAAACTTGCTGCCAAAAATACTGAgcaggataaaaaaagaaagcttgCTGCAGAAAACTCAG GTTTCATCAGCATTGATTGTGGGGCGGAGGAAGATTATCTGGATGGGAAGACTGGAATAAATTACAAAACCGACAAAGATTTCATTAGCGCGGGCAAGAATAAGGTCGTAGCACCAGAGCGTTACTTGACGACTCTTTACTATGGGAATATGGTGAATAGCTTGAGAACCTTTCCTGAAGGTAAAAGGAATTGTTATACATTGAAACCTAGAGAGGGTAAGAACCAAAACTATTACGTCAGAGCTTTCTTCTACTATGGAAACTACGATTCTAAGAATCAAACTCAAATAAAGTTTGATCTGTACATCGGGGTAAACTATTGGGCAACAGTGGCTGATATGGATTGGTTTTATGACGATATTATTCATTATTCAGTAACTGATACCATTTATGTGTGTCTCGTAAATACGGGTTCCGGAGTTCCTTTCATCAATGGATTGGATTTACGGTTCATGAATAATTCCCCGTATAGAACTATGAATGGATCGTTGATTCGTAGGGTGCAAGCTGACCTTGGCGGCCATCAACCTCCAGGTGCCATAAGGTGA
- the LOC118056568 gene encoding LOW QUALITY PROTEIN: putative leucine-rich repeat receptor-like serine/threonine-protein kinase At2g19230 (The sequence of the model RefSeq protein was modified relative to this genomic sequence to represent the inferred CDS: deleted 1 base in 1 codon), with protein sequence MCFFFCFFPLRMHKIFLNYILYVDRLLIIKSLLVVFSLITRMYKDDVYDRIWRLDVNLNDSVSNISTEANIDIQGSDNPCRLPVEVLRTAVQPRNGLNSLSYIYTLGYTENATPEFLVFFHFAEIEQIAPGKLREFTITLNGLKYGPFTLEYLKPLTIGPYTLQDQVRFSIESTSRSDLPPILNAFEIFELGALPDHSPTNQTDVDAIMAIKKAYNINRDDWQGDPCLPLTYTWSGLQCNYDNSPRIISLNLSSSQLSGKIDVSLLSLTSMKSLDLSNNELTGTVPKAFAQLPDLTILYLSGNKLTGAIPYSLKEKSNSGQLQLSLDGNPDLCKMDTCEKKKGSFPVPVIASVIPVFVLLLLSTITIFWRLKRGRLNVSLSSSAGLSLSLKSKNQPFTYTEIVSITNNFQTIIGEGGFGKVYLGNLIDGRQVAVKLLSQSSRQGYKEFLAEVELLIIVHHRNLVSLVGYCNEQENMALVYEYMANGNLKDQLLENSTNMLNWRARLQIAVDAAQGLEYLHNGCRPPIVHRDLKSSNILLTENLQAKIADFGLSKAFTNEEDSHVITIPAGTPGYIDPEFRASGNLNKKSDVYSFGILLCELITGQPPLIRGHQGHTHILQWVSPLFERGDIQSIIDPRLQGEFNTNCAWKALEIALSCMPPTSRQRPDMSDILGELKECLTMEMSSEMSMHDSVEMNLLLSTDIAPNLR encoded by the exons atgtgttttttcttttgttttttccccttaaggatgcataaaatatttttaaattatatactcTACGTTGATAGATTATTGATCATTAAATCtttattggttgtt ttttctttaattactcgtat GTACAAAGATGACGTGTACGATCGCATCTGGCGGCTTGACGTCAACCTCAACGATTCAGTTTCAAATATTAGCACCGAAGCAAATATTGATATCCAGGGCAGTGATAATCCCTGCCGTCTACCAGTCGAAGTCTTGAGAACAGCGGTTCAGCCTCGAAATGGCCTTAATTCATTGAGCTACATCTATACATTAGGGTATACAGAGAATGCCACACCTGAGTTTCTTGTCTTCTTTCACTTTGCTGAAATCGAGCAGATTGCACCAGGCAAATTACGAGAATTCACCATTACTTTGAATGGCTTGAAGTATGGGCCATTTACCCTTGAATACTTGAAGCCATTGACCATAGGTCCATATACATTACAAGATCAAGTTAGGTTTTCTATTGAATCAACGTCGCGGTCTGACCTTCCACCTATCCTAAATGCCTTTGAGATCTTCGAACTAGGGGCACTCCCTGATCATTCACCGACAAACCAAACGGATG TTGATGCAATCATGGCCATCAAGAAAGCATACAATATAAATCGAGATGACTGGCAAGGAGATCCATGTTTGCCACTTACTTATACGTGGTCTGGTTTGCAGTGCAACTATGATAATTCTCCAAGGATCATCTCGTT GAATCTAAGTTCAAGTCAATTATCAGGGAAAATAGATGTTTCACTCTTGAGCCTCACATCAATGAAATCCTT GGATTTATCAAACAATGAATTGACAGGGACAGTGCCAAAAGCTTTTGCGCAGCTACCAGATCTTACTATCCT ATATTTGAGCGGGAACAAACTCACAGGTGCAATTCCCTATAGTCTCAAGGAAAAGTCTAACAGTGGACAGTTGCAGTTGAG TTTGGATGGAAATCCGGATTTATGCAAGATGGATACATGTGAAAAGAAGAAGGGAAGTTTTCCTGTTCCAGTTATTGCATCTGTCATACCAGTTTTTGTGCTCCTTCTGCTTAGCACTATAACTATATTCTGGAGGTTGAAAAGAG GGAGATTGAATGTGTCATTATCTTCCTCGGCGGGTTTATCCTTGTCACTGAAATCAAAGAATCAACCATTTACATACACTGAAATAGTTAGCATTACCAATAATTTCCAAACCATTATTGGAGAAGGAGGATTTGGAAAAGTATATCTTGGAAACCTGATAGATGGCCGTCAAGTTGCTGTCAAGTTGTTATCTCAATCCTCAAGGCAAGGTTATAAAGAATTTCTAGCGGAG GTCGAACTATTGATTATTGTTCATCACAGAAACTTGGTGTCCCTCGTTGGTTATTGTAATGAGCAAGAAAATATGGCACTTGTTTATGAATACATGGCAAATGGGAACTTGAAGGATCAATTGTTAG AAAATAGCACAAATATGTTGAATTGGAGGGCAAGGCTGCAAATTGCAGTAGACGCAGCACAAG GTTTGGAATATCTGCATAATGGTTGCAGGCCGCCAATAGTCCATAGAGATTTGAAATCATCCAATATCTTATTAACTGAAAACCTTCAAGCCAAGATTGCTGATTTCGGGTTGTCCAAAGCCTTCACAAACGAAGAAGATTCACATGTCATAACTATTCCTGCAGGCACGCCCGGATACATTGATCCTGA ATTTCGAGCATCAGGAAACTTAAATAAGAAGAGTGATGTTTATAGCTTCGGTATTCTTCTGTGTGAGCTAATAACTGGTCAACCGCCTTTAATAAGGGGCCATCAGGGCCACACTCACATACTTCAATGGGTGAGTCCTTTATTTGAAAGAGGGGATATCCAGAGCATTATCGATCCAAGGCTGCAAGGTGAATTCAACACTAATTGTGCTTGGAAAGCTCTGGAGATAGCACTGTCCTGCATGCCCCCGACTTCAAGACAAAGGCCAGACATGAGTGATATTTTAGGAGAGCTAAAGGAATGTCTGACTATGGAGATGTCATCTGAAATGAGCATGCACGATTCCGTTGAAATGAACTTGTTGCTTAGCACAGATATTGCTCCAAATCTTAGGTAG